From Buchnera aphidicola (Nurudea shiraii), the proteins below share one genomic window:
- the fmt gene encoding methionyl-tRNA formyltransferase codes for MTYNSTFTNNNTSLKIVFSGTSEFSAQHLKTLISSQYNVVAILTQPDRISGRGQLVVESPVKQIAKKHHIPILQSNNLKLLKLHYQLYEFHADIMVVVSYGLIIPTNILNIFKMGCINIHASLLPRWRGASPIQSAILHGDTITGVTIIKMNKKIDSGKILYSSTCNIEKSDTSDSLKKKLVKLGCKGMLITLKKIETGKYSSVKQSKLTTYAKKIKKNDALINWSQDAITLEKCIRAFNPWPVSYFRVQNQNIKVWEAHVIMQYNLNIYEIGEIILLNKTGLQIQTKKNILNIKKIQIPGKKIIHAYNLKNLKNNQFIPKNKLN; via the coding sequence ATGACATATAATTCTACCTTTACAAACAACAACACATCTTTAAAAATTGTTTTTTCTGGAACATCTGAATTTTCTGCACAGCATCTAAAAACATTAATTTCTTCTCAATACAATGTCGTTGCAATACTTACTCAACCAGACCGAATTTCAGGAAGAGGACAACTAGTAGTTGAATCCCCAGTAAAACAAATAGCTAAAAAACATCATATTCCGATATTACAATCAAACAATTTGAAACTCCTAAAATTACATTATCAATTATATGAATTTCACGCTGATATAATGGTTGTAGTTTCATATGGTTTAATAATTCCAACAAACATACTTAATATATTTAAAATGGGATGTATCAACATACATGCCTCTTTACTTCCTAGATGGAGAGGAGCTTCTCCTATACAATCAGCAATATTACATGGAGATACTATAACAGGAGTGACAATTATAAAAATGAATAAAAAAATAGATTCTGGAAAAATTTTGTATTCATCTACTTGTAATATAGAAAAATCAGATACAAGCGATAGCTTGAAAAAAAAGCTAGTTAAACTGGGTTGTAAAGGAATGTTAATAACATTAAAAAAAATTGAAACAGGAAAATACTCTTCTGTAAAACAAAGCAAGTTAACAACTTATGCTAAAAAAATTAAAAAAAACGACGCATTAATAAACTGGTCTCAAGATGCAATAACATTAGAAAAATGTATAAGAGCATTTAATCCATGGCCCGTCAGCTATTTCAGAGTACAAAACCAAAACATAAAAGTGTGGGAAGCTCATGTTATAATGCAATATAATCTTAATATATATGAAATAGGAGAAATAATATTACTAAACAAAACTGGATTACAAATACAAACCAAAAAAAACATATTAAATATTAAAAAAATTCAAATTCCTGGAAAAAAAATAATACATGCATATAATTTAAAAAATTTAAAAAACAATCAATTTATTCCAAAAAATAAACTTAATTAA
- the rpmJ gene encoding 50S ribosomal protein L36 codes for MKVRASVKRLCKNCKVIRRNKVVRVICSIDPKHKQRQG; via the coding sequence ATGAAAGTACGCGCTTCAGTAAAAAGGTTGTGCAAGAATTGCAAAGTTATTCGTAGAAATAAAGTTGTTCGAGTAATTTGTAGTATTGATCCTAAGCATAAGCAGAGACAAGGTTAA
- the rpoA gene encoding DNA-directed RNA polymerase subunit alpha, with the protein MRGSVNEFLRPRLVDVKHISIKHSKIILEPLERGFGHTLGNALRRILLSSMPGCAVTEVEIEGVLHEYSTKEGIKEDIIEILLNLKGLAVKLYGRDQVILTLNKSGVGTVKASDITHNSDVEFVNPEHVICNLTYDSVSITMRIKIERGRGYVTAASRINLVDREHSIGKLLIDACYSPIERIVYNVESARVAQRTDLDKLIIEIETNGTIDPEEAIRYAATILSDQLEAFVDLKDVREPEVKEEKPEFEPILLRSVDDLELTVRSANCLKAESIHYIGDLVQKTEVELLKTPNLGKKSLTEIKDVLASRGLSLGMKLENWPPISISND; encoded by the coding sequence ATGCGAGGTTCTGTTAATGAATTTTTGAGACCAAGATTAGTAGACGTTAAACATATTAGTATTAAACATTCTAAAATTATTCTTGAACCTTTGGAGCGAGGTTTCGGTCATACGCTTGGAAATGCTTTGCGAAGAATTCTATTATCTTCTATGCCAGGTTGTGCAGTGACAGAAGTTGAAATTGAAGGTGTTCTTCATGAATATAGTACTAAAGAAGGGATAAAAGAGGACATTATTGAAATTTTACTAAATTTAAAAGGATTAGCAGTAAAGTTATATGGAAGAGATCAAGTTATTTTAACATTAAATAAATCTGGTGTAGGAACAGTCAAAGCCTCTGATATTACTCATAACAGTGATGTAGAATTTGTTAATCCTGAACATGTAATTTGTAATTTGACTTATGATAGTGTTTCGATAACTATGAGAATAAAAATAGAAAGAGGTAGAGGTTATGTTACTGCTGCTTCTAGAATAAATCTAGTAGATAGAGAACATTCTATAGGAAAATTGTTAATAGATGCTTGTTATAGCCCGATAGAAAGAATTGTATATAATGTAGAATCTGCTCGAGTTGCTCAAAGAACTGATTTAGATAAATTAATAATCGAAATAGAAACTAATGGTACTATTGATCCAGAAGAGGCTATTCGTTATGCTGCTACAATCTTATCAGATCAGTTGGAAGCGTTTGTAGATTTAAAAGATGTTCGTGAACCAGAAGTAAAAGAAGAAAAACCCGAATTTGAACCTATTTTGTTGCGTTCAGTTGATGATTTAGAGTTGACAGTAAGATCTGCTAATTGTTTAAAAGCAGAATCTATACATTATATCGGGGATTTAGTTCAAAAAACAGAGGTAGAATTACTCAAAACTCCTAATTTAGGAAAAAAATCTTTAACTGAAATTAAAGATGTGTTAGCATCCCGAGGATTGTCTTTAGGTATGAAGTTAGAAAATTGGCCTCCTATCAGTATTTCGAATGATTAG
- the def gene encoding peptide deformylase: protein MSILKILKYPNENLRTIAKPILHINRSIQKIIDNMFETMVFKNGIGLAATQVNIPLQIIVINNVSKLKKPIALINPRIIQTNGNTSIEEGCLSIPNYSMFVPRSSEIIVTALNYFGRKIQIKATKLLSICIQHEIDHLIGKLLIDYLSNIEKQKILKLLKKF, encoded by the coding sequence ATGTCTATCCTAAAAATATTAAAATATCCTAATGAAAATCTTCGAACTATTGCAAAACCTATTTTACATATAAATAGATCAATTCAAAAAATTATTGACAATATGTTTGAAACTATGGTCTTTAAAAACGGAATAGGGTTAGCTGCTACTCAAGTCAACATACCTCTACAAATTATAGTTATTAATAATGTTTCAAAATTAAAAAAACCAATAGCATTAATTAATCCTAGAATAATTCAAACAAATGGAAATACGAGTATAGAAGAAGGATGTTTGTCTATTCCAAACTATAGCATGTTTGTTCCAAGATCTTCTGAAATTATTGTAACTGCTCTGAACTATTTTGGAAGAAAAATTCAAATTAAAGCTACTAAACTATTATCAATCTGCATACAACATGAAATAGATCATCTAATTGGAAAATTATTAATAGATTACCTATCTAATATCGAAAAACAAAAAATATTAAAACTTCTGAAAAAATTTTAA
- the rpsD gene encoding 30S ribosomal protein S4, protein MAKYLGPKLKLSRREGTDLFLKSGMRSIDSKCKLDKLPGQHGSKKSRLSDYGIQLREKQKVRRLYGVLESQFHNYYKRSVRLKGNTGENLLILLERRLDNVVYRMGFGATRFESRQLINHKSILVNEKVVNIPSYQVSSGDVIEVSNKSKKQTRIKAALELTEQREFPDWIEINISQMKGVFKRIPERSDLSAEINEHLIIELYSK, encoded by the coding sequence GTGGCAAAATATTTAGGACCTAAACTAAAATTGTCTCGACGTGAGGGAACAGATTTGTTTTTAAAATCGGGAATGCGTTCTATTGATTCTAAATGTAAATTAGACAAGTTACCTGGTCAACATGGTTCCAAAAAATCGCGTTTGTCAGATTATGGAATACAATTGCGAGAAAAACAAAAAGTTCGAAGATTGTATGGTGTATTAGAATCACAATTTCACAATTATTATAAACGTTCTGTTAGATTGAAAGGAAATACTGGAGAGAATTTATTAATTTTATTAGAACGGCGTTTAGACAATGTGGTTTATAGAATGGGATTTGGAGCTACACGTTTCGAATCTCGTCAGTTAATAAATCATAAGTCGATTTTAGTCAATGAAAAAGTAGTTAATATTCCTTCTTATCAAGTTTCTTCGGGGGATGTGATTGAAGTATCTAATAAATCAAAAAAACAAACTCGTATTAAAGCTGCTTTAGAGTTAACTGAACAGAGGGAATTTCCAGATTGGATAGAAATTAATATTTCTCAAATGAAAGGTGTATTTAAACGTATTCCTGAACGTTCAGATTTATCTGCAGAAATTAATGAACATTTAATTATTGAACTTTACTCTAAATAA
- a CDS encoding Sua5/YciO/YrdC/YwlC family protein: MNIGIYTVVKNISLSECVDKLKNNYIVAYPTESVFGLGCDPSKKYVVKKLLKLKNRSCNKGFILVASNYSQIREYISESMISVQNKNVLLNSWPGPITFLIPARNTVPHWLTGMSRFVAVRISAHASIQGLCNAFGKALISTSANKSGFIPCRTYTEIVEQFGDNFPVLYGKLGNNKFPTKIINLISGELIRCA; encoded by the coding sequence TTGAATATTGGAATATATACAGTGGTTAAAAACATATCTTTATCGGAATGTGTTGATAAATTAAAAAATAATTATATTGTTGCCTATCCGACAGAATCAGTATTTGGATTAGGATGTGATCCGAGTAAAAAATATGTAGTTAAAAAATTATTGAAGCTAAAAAACAGAAGTTGTAATAAAGGGTTTATATTAGTAGCATCGAATTATAGCCAAATCAGAGAATATATTTCTGAAAGTATGATATCTGTTCAAAATAAAAACGTTCTTTTAAATAGTTGGCCTGGCCCTATTACTTTTTTAATTCCAGCGAGAAATACAGTTCCACATTGGTTAACTGGAATGTCTAGGTTTGTAGCAGTTCGAATAAGTGCTCATGCTTCAATTCAAGGATTGTGTAATGCATTTGGAAAAGCGCTAATTTCTACTAGCGCCAATAAGTCTGGATTTATTCCGTGTAGAACATATACAGAAATTGTAGAACAATTTGGAGATAATTTTCCTGTTTTGTATGGAAAACTAGGAAATAATAAATTTCCTACCAAAATTATAAATCTTATAAGTGGAGAATTAATACGTTGTGCTTAA
- a CDS encoding nucleoside monophosphate kinase: MRIFLIGAPGSGKGTQARLLSKRYHLIKISIGEILRELIHNKTSPEKKIKNLINKGKLVSDKTIIRIVKNRISQKDCMSGFILDGFPRTIGQAKIISKNEISVDYIFELKIPTKIIIERILKRKKDSLTPKKTYSLKNENLPHANNNFFFRKDDDEVIIKKRLQEYKKFTQPLKTYWNKNFKNKKIQFFEIDGTQTILNVYKDIKIILEKKT, translated from the coding sequence ATGCGAATTTTTTTAATAGGAGCACCAGGATCAGGAAAAGGTACACAAGCTAGATTACTTTCTAAAAGATATCATTTAATAAAAATTTCTATCGGAGAAATACTAAGAGAGCTAATACATAATAAAACTTCACCAGAAAAAAAAATTAAAAATCTTATAAACAAGGGAAAACTAGTTTCAGACAAAACTATTATAAGAATAGTAAAAAATCGAATTTCTCAAAAAGATTGTATGTCAGGATTTATATTAGATGGATTTCCAAGAACTATCGGACAAGCTAAAATAATTAGTAAAAATGAAATATCAGTTGACTACATTTTCGAACTTAAAATACCTACTAAAATAATCATAGAGCGAATTTTGAAAAGAAAAAAAGATTCCCTTACTCCTAAAAAAACTTATAGTTTAAAAAATGAGAATCTGCCTCACGCAAATAACAACTTTTTTTTCAGAAAAGATGACGATGAAGTAATTATTAAAAAAAGATTACAAGAATACAAAAAATTTACACAACCTTTAAAAACATATTGGAATAAAAATTTTAAAAATAAAAAAATTCAATTTTTTGAAATAGATGGAACTCAAACTATACTTAATGTATATAAAGATATAAAAATAATTTTAGAAAAAAAGACATAG
- the aroE gene encoding shikimate dehydrogenase: protein MLKKISEFSVFGNPICHTKSPYIHQLFSQQTGIIHNYDSTLVPLHQFEKFIVQFFLKKGIGANVTIPFKEEAFLISNKLTSYAKISKSVNTLKKLKNGKILGDNTDGKGILYDLKRLNFIRHSDTILVLGAGGAARGIIFSLLLYGCRVFVLNRTTSRSSILVHSLKSFGEIFVLQREKIKNIFFDLVINAISHIETNFFWDSILFLVNEKTRFYDINYSVEKKTPFLIWCKNCGMSTFSDGIGMLVSQAAYSFFLWHNILPDVDSVILKLQKT from the coding sequence GTGCTTAAAAAAATAAGTGAATTTTCAGTATTTGGAAATCCTATATGTCATACTAAATCTCCTTATATTCATCAGTTGTTTTCTCAACAAACTGGTATAATTCATAATTATGATAGTACTTTAGTTCCTTTACATCAGTTTGAAAAATTTATAGTTCAATTTTTTTTAAAAAAAGGTATAGGAGCAAATGTTACTATTCCTTTTAAAGAAGAAGCATTTTTAATATCAAACAAACTTACTAGTTATGCTAAAATTTCAAAATCAGTAAATACTTTAAAAAAATTGAAAAATGGAAAAATTTTGGGGGATAATACAGATGGAAAGGGTATTTTATATGATTTAAAACGCTTAAATTTTATAAGACATTCCGATACTATTTTGGTATTAGGTGCGGGTGGCGCTGCTAGAGGAATCATCTTCTCACTATTATTATATGGATGTCGTGTATTTGTTTTAAATAGAACTACTAGTCGATCTTCGATTTTAGTCCATAGTTTAAAATCGTTTGGAGAAATTTTTGTATTACAAAGGGAAAAGATAAAAAATATTTTTTTTGATTTAGTGATTAATGCTATTTCTCATATTGAAACTAATTTTTTTTGGGATTCAATTTTATTTTTAGTTAATGAGAAAACACGTTTTTATGATATTAATTATTCTGTAGAAAAAAAAACTCCTTTTCTTATATGGTGTAAAAATTGCGGCATGTCTACATTTTCTGATGGAATAGGTATGTTAGTTAGTCAAGCGGCATATTCTTTCTTTTTGTGGCATAATATTTTACCAGATGTTGATTCAGTTATTTTAAAGTTACAAAAAACTTAA
- the rpsM gene encoding 30S ribosomal protein S13, with product MARIAGINIPNNKHIIIALTSIYGIGKERSKLICKLSGIVQDVKTCDLTEDKIELLRNEVSKFIVEGDLRREVNLNIKRLIDLSCYRGLRHRKNLPVRGQRTKTNARTRKGSRKLVKK from the coding sequence GTGGCACGTATAGCAGGTATTAATATTCCTAATAATAAACACATTATTATTGCATTGACAAGTATATATGGTATAGGAAAAGAACGTTCTAAGTTAATTTGTAAATTATCAGGCATAGTACAAGATGTAAAGACGTGTGATTTAACAGAAGATAAAATAGAGTTATTAAGAAATGAAGTATCTAAATTTATTGTAGAAGGTGATCTTCGAAGAGAAGTTAATTTGAATATAAAGCGTTTGATAGATCTTAGTTGTTATCGTGGATTACGTCATCGGAAGAACCTTCCTGTTCGTGGTCAAAGAACTAAAACTAATGCTCGTACTAGAAAAGGTTCTCGTAAATTAGTTAAGAAATAA
- the folD gene encoding bifunctional methylenetetrahydrofolate dehydrogenase/methenyltetrahydrofolate cyclohydrolase FolD, producing the protein MLKKILNGKKISREIHHDIKKQVQKKILLGKRPPGLAVILIGNYPPSVIYVNKKKIACKKAGFNLKIWNFSHTTQEDKIINLIKILNKDSNIDGILVQLPIPKQININNIFDSITPEKDVDGLHPYNIGRLCQKNPQLRPCTPFGIITLLKHYNINIQGLHAVIIGASNTVGRPMNLELLLSGCTTTVTHRFTKNIKYFIAQADIIIIAIGRKKFLKGNWIKPGAIVIDVGINKLENGKIVGDVDFESTIQRASYITPVPGGVGPMTVITLLYNTYKAYINNNI; encoded by the coding sequence ATGCTTAAAAAAATTTTAAATGGAAAAAAAATTTCTAGAGAAATACATCATGATATAAAAAAACAAGTACAAAAAAAAATATTACTAGGAAAAAGACCACCCGGACTAGCAGTAATATTGATAGGAAATTATCCACCATCAGTTATCTATGTCAACAAAAAAAAAATAGCTTGCAAAAAAGCTGGATTCAATTTAAAAATATGGAATTTTTCTCATACTACACAAGAAGATAAAATAATAAATTTAATAAAGATACTTAATAAAGATTCAAACATAGACGGTATCTTAGTACAACTACCTATTCCTAAACAAATAAATATTAACAATATATTTGATAGTATTACTCCTGAAAAAGACGTAGATGGATTACATCCATATAATATAGGACGACTATGTCAAAAAAATCCTCAATTGCGACCTTGTACACCATTTGGAATTATTACACTTTTGAAACATTATAACATCAACATACAAGGTCTACATGCTGTTATAATAGGAGCCTCTAACACAGTAGGACGACCTATGAATTTAGAGTTACTATTATCTGGATGCACTACTACAGTTACACATAGATTTACCAAAAATATAAAATACTTTATTGCGCAAGCTGATATAATAATAATAGCAATAGGAAGGAAAAAATTTTTAAAAGGAAATTGGATAAAACCTGGAGCAATAGTTATTGATGTAGGAATTAATAAATTAGAAAACGGAAAAATAGTAGGAGATGTAGATTTTGAATCAACTATTCAACGTGCATCGTATATTACTCCAGTACCTGGTGGAGTAGGTCCCATGACTGTAATTACATTATTATATAACACATATAAAGCCTATATAAATAATAATATTTAA
- the cysS gene encoding cysteine--tRNA ligase translates to MLNVFNSRTRKCEMLKINSDKIIKMYVCGITSYDYCHIGHGRTFIFFDIVFRYLCYCGYEMQYVRNITDIDDKIISKSLENNETISDFSTRMILQMNKDFLDLNIITPDYEPRVTENINVIIKLILKLLKKNHAYISNNGDVMFSVDTYPKYGVFSNQCIESLKVGARVSRNKNKKNPMDFVLWKISNKNETHFWNSPWGIGRPGWHIECSSMSMSILKDRIDIHGGGKDLIFPHHENELAQSSCINERFFVNHWMHTELVIVKNRKMSKSLGNVLLLKDLLKRYDSESIRFFLLSTHYRHPLYFCEKKLKNSEILLKKLYSSLKDVNFYKLNVLEHYEFLKVKFCSALNNDFNTPEALSILLNISHKINLLKLKYDHDDDRIVNLAYILRELGNVLGILLKNPKYFFQRYDQFCSNEIDNINNLIQKRNNARRVKNWMYADEIRKNLSKLGIVLEDSKLNTFWRKK, encoded by the coding sequence ATGTTGAATGTTTTCAATTCTCGCACAAGAAAATGTGAAATGTTAAAAATCAATTCAGACAAAATAATTAAGATGTATGTTTGCGGTATAACTTCATATGACTATTGCCATATTGGTCATGGAAGAACTTTTATATTTTTTGATATAGTATTTCGTTATTTATGCTATTGTGGTTATGAAATGCAATATGTACGAAATATTACAGATATTGATGATAAAATTATTTCTAAATCTTTAGAAAATAATGAAACTATTTCAGACTTTTCTACTCGAATGATTTTACAAATGAATAAAGATTTTTTAGATTTAAATATTATCACTCCAGATTATGAACCGCGTGTTACGGAAAATATAAACGTTATTATTAAGTTAATTTTAAAATTGCTAAAAAAAAATCATGCTTATATATCAAATAATGGAGATGTAATGTTTTCAGTTGACACTTATCCGAAATACGGGGTTTTTTCTAACCAATGTATAGAAAGTCTTAAGGTTGGTGCACGTGTATCTAGAAATAAAAATAAAAAAAATCCAATGGATTTCGTTTTATGGAAAATTTCAAATAAAAATGAGACACATTTTTGGAATTCTCCATGGGGGATAGGAAGACCTGGATGGCATATAGAATGTTCTTCTATGAGTATGTCTATTTTAAAGGACAGAATAGATATTCATGGTGGAGGAAAAGATTTAATTTTTCCTCATCACGAAAATGAATTAGCTCAATCTAGTTGTATAAATGAACGGTTTTTTGTTAATCATTGGATGCATACTGAACTAGTTATTGTAAAAAATCGAAAAATGTCTAAATCTTTGGGTAATGTTTTATTGCTGAAAGATCTTTTAAAACGTTATGATTCAGAAAGTATTCGATTTTTTTTGTTATCTACTCATTATCGTCATCCGTTGTATTTTTGTGAAAAAAAATTAAAAAATTCTGAAATTCTGCTAAAAAAGCTGTATTCTTCTTTAAAGGATGTAAATTTTTACAAGTTAAATGTGTTAGAACATTATGAATTTTTAAAAGTAAAATTTTGTTCAGCTCTAAACAATGATTTTAATACTCCTGAGGCGTTATCAATATTACTTAATATATCTCACAAGATAAACCTTTTAAAATTAAAATACGATCATGATGACGATAGAATTGTGAATTTAGCATATATATTACGAGAATTAGGAAATGTTTTAGGAATATTGTTAAAGAACCCTAAATATTTTTTTCAAAGATACGATCAATTTTGTTCTAATGAAATAGATAATATTAATAATTTAATACAAAAAAGGAACAATGCAAGAAGAGTAAAGAATTGGATGTATGCTGATGAAATACGTAAAAATTTATCAAAGTTAGGCATAGTTTTAGAAGATTCAAAGCTTAATACTTTTTGGAGAAAGAAATAA
- the rplQ gene encoding 50S ribosomal protein L17, which translates to MRHRKIGRKFNRNRVHVKAMLNNMICSLLNYEIIKTTVSKAKELRRVVEPLITRSKKDSIFNRRFVFSKIRNNSIVTKLFNDLGPCFLKRPGGYTRVLKCGYRSGDKAPMAYIQLVNRSKFEKLK; encoded by the coding sequence ATGAGACATAGAAAAATTGGTCGTAAATTTAACAGAAATAGGGTTCATGTAAAAGCAATGTTAAATAATATGATATGTTCGTTATTAAACTATGAAATTATAAAAACAACAGTATCTAAAGCAAAAGAGTTGCGCCGTGTTGTAGAACCTTTAATAACTCGATCTAAAAAGGATTCTATTTTTAATAGACGTTTTGTGTTTTCTAAAATTCGAAATAATTCCATAGTAACTAAATTGTTTAATGATCTTGGACCATGCTTTTTAAAAAGACCTGGTGGATATACTAGAGTATTAAAGTGTGGTTATCGTTCTGGCGATAAAGCACCTATGGCATATATACAACTTGTAAACAGGTCAAAGTTTGAGAAATTAAAATGA
- the cspE gene encoding transcription antiterminator/RNA stability regulator CspE: MSKIKGNVKWFNESKGFGFITPEDGSKDVFVHFSAIQSNGFKTLSEGQSVEFEITEGAKGPSAANVISL; encoded by the coding sequence ATGTCTAAGATTAAAGGTAATGTGAAATGGTTTAATGAATCTAAAGGGTTTGGTTTCATTACACCTGAAGATGGAAGTAAAGATGTTTTTGTACATTTTTCAGCTATCCAAAGCAACGGATTTAAAACTTTGTCAGAAGGTCAAAGTGTTGAATTCGAAATTACCGAAGGAGCAAAAGGTCCGTCAGCGGCTAATGTTATTAGTCTATAG
- the rpsK gene encoding 30S ribosomal protein S11 — MAKEGARVKKRIKQQIVDGVAHIHASFNNTIVSISDKQGNILGWATAGGSGFRGSRKSTPFAAQVAAERCSEIVKNYGIKNLEVMVKGPGPGRESTIRALHSSGFKITNITDVTPIPHNGCRSPKKRRV, encoded by the coding sequence ATGGCTAAAGAAGGGGCTCGTGTAAAAAAGCGCATTAAACAACAAATAGTAGATGGAGTTGCTCATATTCATGCTTCTTTTAACAATACTATTGTTTCTATTAGTGATAAACAAGGAAATATTTTAGGTTGGGCAACAGCAGGTGGATCTGGATTTAGAGGATCTAGAAAATCTACTCCTTTTGCAGCTCAAGTAGCGGCTGAACGTTGTTCGGAAATTGTTAAAAATTATGGTATTAAAAATTTGGAAGTTATGGTTAAAGGGCCTGGACCTGGAAGAGAATCAACTATTAGAGCTTTACATTCTTCTGGATTTAAAATTACTAATATTACTGATGTTACTCCTATTCCTCATAATGGTTGTCGTTCACCTAAAAAACGAAGAGTATAA
- the ybeD gene encoding DUF493 family protein YbeD → MKNKLEKMLKFPCLFTYKVIGLAEPDLIDQIIRVIQYKLPGDYIPQIKSSNKGNYLSISITILANNFEQIESLYHELSNINIVRMVL, encoded by the coding sequence ATGAAAAATAAACTTGAAAAAATGCTAAAATTTCCTTGTTTATTTACTTATAAAGTTATTGGATTAGCAGAACCTGATCTTATTGATCAAATAATAAGAGTAATTCAGTATAAATTACCAGGTGATTATATTCCACAAATAAAATCTAGTAATAAAGGAAATTATTTATCTATTTCTATTACAATTTTGGCTAATAACTTTGAACAAATAGAAAGTTTGTATCACGAATTAAGTAATATTAATATTGTTCGAATGGTACTATAA